A stretch of the Lolium perenne isolate Kyuss_39 chromosome 3, Kyuss_2.0, whole genome shotgun sequence genome encodes the following:
- the LOC127326093 gene encoding uncharacterized protein — protein MTMKKFVRSLLLGALDLAELLVSAAVHLSYGFYIFAAAVGRDLLSRALVEGRNSDATGSNDAGDDEDAVLDGEVPPIVLVHGVFGFGKGRLGGLSYFAGAEKKDDRVLVPDLGSLTSVHDRARELFYYLKGGRVDYGEEHSRNYGHSRFGRAYHRGHYPMWDEEHPAHFVGHSAGAQVIRLLQQMLHDKAFEGYEDSSENWVLSVTSLSGALNGTTRSYLDGIRPEDSRSLRPICLAHVCRVGITLYHWLDSPWLKRYYDFGFDHFDMSWRVVGLSVLPSLLAGTRGPFATGDWIMSDLTVQGAARMNAGVRTFPSTFYFSYASRHTARVRGVTVPSGVLRIHPLLFIRVLQMCRWRHPTDAEPPCEGYRDEDWEDNDGALNTFSMTHPRIPVEHPSLFVEYDSDCHPLQPGIWYYKIVEADHMTFVINRHRGGVQFDLIYDSIFQNCRKHVFRTTPPPTLPNQNSP, from the exons ATGACAATGAAGAAGTTCGTGAGGTCGTTGCTGCTAGGCGCCCTGGACCTGGCTGAGCTTCTCGTCAGCGCAGCCGTCCACTTGTCCTACGGATTCTAcatcttcgccgccgccgtgggCCGCGACCTCCTCTCCCGAGCTCTGGTGGAGGGTCGCAATAGCGATGCCACCGGATCGAACgacgccggcgacgacgaggacGCCGTGCTCGATGGCGAGGTGCCCCCGATCGTTCTGGTCCACGGCGTCTTCGGCTTCGGCAAAGGT CGGCTGGGCGGGCTGTCGTACTTCGCCGGCGCGGAGAAGAAGGACGACCGGGTGCTCGTGCCGGACCTGGGTTCGCTGACGAGCGTGCACGACAGGGCTCGGGAGCTCTTCTACTATCTGAAAGGAGGCCGGGTGGACTACGGGGAGGAACACAGCAGGAACTACGGGCACTCCCGCTTCGGCAGAGCCTACCATCGCG GGCACTACCCAATGTGGGACGAGGAGCACCCGGCCCACTTCGTGGGCCACTCGGCCGGCGCGCAGGTCATCCGGCTCCTGCAGCAGATGCTCCATGACAAG GCGTTCGAGGGGTACGAAGACAGCTCCGAGAACTGGGTGCTGAGCGTCACCTCCCTATCCGGCGCACTCAACGGCACCACGCGATCCTACCTCGACGGAATACGTCCTGAAGATAGCAGGTCTCTGAGGCCCATCTGCCTGGCACACGTCTGTCGGGTAGGCATCACCCTCTACCACTGGCTCGACTCGCCCTGGCTCAAGCGCTACTACGACTTTGGCTTCGACCACTTCGACATGTCGTGGCGCGTGGTCGGCCTGTCGGTCCTGCCCAGCCTCCTCGCCGGCACCAGGGGGCCGTTCGCGACGGGAGACTGGATCATGTCAGACCTCACCGTCCAGGGCGCCGCGAGGATGAACGCAGGCGTGCGCACGTTCCCCAGCACCTTCTACTTCAGCTACGCCAGCAGGCACACGGCGAGAGTGCGCGGTGTCACCGTGCCCTCCGGCGTGCTGCGTATCCACCCGCTGCTGTTCATACGCGTCTTGCAGATGTGCCGGTGGCGCCACCCCACCGACGCGGAGCCCCCCTGCGAAGGCTACAG GGATGAAGATTGGGAGGACAACGACGGTGCGCTGAACACATTCTCGATGACGCACCCTCGGATTCCGGTAGAGCATCCGAGCCTCTTCGTCGAGTATGATTCGGATTGCCACCCACTTCAACCGGGCATCTGGTATTACAAGATCGTGGAGGCGGATCACATGACGTTTGTGATCAACCGGCACAGAGGAGGAGTGCAGTTCGACCTCATCTACGACAGCATCTTCCAGAACTGCAGGAAGCATGTGTTTAGGACCACTCCACCACCTACGCTTCCAAATCAAAACTCACCCTAG